The Longimicrobium sp. genome includes the window GCGGGCGCGGTGACGGGTGCGGGCGGCGCCGCGCAGGCGGCCAGCGCCAGGACGGCGGATATGCGAAGCAGGGCTGTGTTCATCGGCAAACGGCGGGTGTCGGGGAGAACGAGTCGGGCGGCGGATGAGTTAACGGTTCCCGCGCCGATTGTCCACCTCGGGGCCGCGGAACGGCGCGGCGAAACCCTCGCGCCCGTTCTGGCGTACCTCACCGCGGCGCACCGCACTTGCCAACGCTCCCGGACGTGCTAGAATTGCAGCATGTAGGAAGCCCGGCCCATTCCGCACCCGCAGGAGCCACCCGGAATGCCGTTCTCGCCCGTTCGATCCTGTCTGGCCCTCGCAGCCGCCGCGGCGCTCTCCGCCTGCGGCGGTACGACCCCGGAGCCCGTCGCGGCCGCCCCGGCGCCCGCACCCCAGCCCGTCTCCACGCCTCAGCCGGCTTCGCAGGGCGGCGGCATGACGGCGCTGGACGTGGCGCGCCACCCGTGGGTGCCCGCGGACGCCGAGTTCATGACGGGGATGATCGGCCACCACGCGCAGGCCATCGAGATCTCGCGCCTGGCACCGACGCGCGCGCAGAGCCCCGCCGTCAAGCGGCTGGCCGAGCGGATCATCAACGCGCAGGAAGACGAGATCGCCACCATGCAGCAGTGGCTGCGCGACCGCGGCCAGCCGGTTCCGGATGCGGCGCACGCGCACCACGCGGCCGGGCACGCGATGATGCCCGGCATGCTGACGCCGGAGCAGGTGGCCCAGCTGCAGCGGGCCACCGGCGCCGGGTTCGACCAGCTGTTCCTGAACCTGATGATCCAGCACCACCGCGGGGCCGTGTCCATGGTCCAGCGGCTGTTCGGAACGCAGGGCGCCGGCCAGGACGAAACGGTGT containing:
- a CDS encoding DUF305 domain-containing protein — protein: MPFSPVRSCLALAAAAALSACGGTTPEPVAAAPAPAPQPVSTPQPASQGGGMTALDVARHPWVPADAEFMTGMIGHHAQAIEISRLAPTRAQSPAVKRLAERIINAQEDEIATMQQWLRDRGQPVPDAAHAHHAAGHAMMPGMLTPEQVAQLQRATGAGFDQLFLNLMIQHHRGAVSMVQRLFGTQGAGQDETV